The following proteins come from a genomic window of Paenibacillus swuensis:
- a CDS encoding MFS transporter — protein sequence METVKQTNKAPSLLQNKFLQTILLSNMLLQIGIWVRNFAILLFVAAKTNNDPYAISLISVAEFAPIFVFSFIGGTFADRWRPKRTMIWCDLLSAVSVFVVLITIHFGSWEWVYLVAFISAILSQFSQPSGMRLFKYHVPEEQLQQGMALFQSVMATFMVLGPMLGTFVYSRFGLEVSIAVMGIAFLLSAVVLLRLPKDVQEDRPPAVKGQFKQEFMEGFRYVWQSQVLRVLGLVFILAGLAVGVAQALNLFIVTERLGKSEEFLQYILMINGIAMLAGGGIVAVFAKKVPPQVLLAIGMLVGAVCTVIVGYSESVPLTLVTQFFNGLVFPCIHIGISTMILTWSHNSIVGRVNGVLNPMFIGMMVVSMSFAGVLKDAFPLTSIYAGAGVLFLLGACVLVPIMKQKAPNTAVEEQVA from the coding sequence ATGGAAACCGTAAAGCAAACGAACAAAGCACCAAGTCTGCTACAGAATAAATTTTTGCAGACCATATTATTGTCCAACATGTTACTTCAGATCGGGATTTGGGTAAGGAACTTTGCTATTCTGCTCTTTGTTGCTGCAAAAACCAACAACGACCCTTATGCAATCTCCTTGATAAGTGTAGCGGAATTTGCGCCTATCTTCGTATTTTCGTTTATCGGCGGCACCTTCGCGGATCGTTGGCGTCCGAAGCGCACAATGATATGGTGTGATTTATTATCTGCCGTATCTGTCTTTGTCGTTCTGATCACGATCCATTTCGGATCATGGGAATGGGTGTATCTGGTTGCCTTTATTTCCGCGATTCTGTCGCAGTTTTCCCAACCTTCCGGCATGCGTTTATTTAAATATCATGTGCCCGAAGAGCAGCTGCAGCAGGGAATGGCGCTGTTTCAATCCGTAATGGCAACCTTTATGGTTCTTGGGCCCATGCTCGGAACTTTTGTCTACAGCCGATTCGGACTGGAAGTTTCTATTGCCGTGATGGGTATTGCATTCCTGCTGTCCGCTGTGGTGCTACTCCGACTGCCTAAAGATGTGCAAGAGGATCGTCCTCCAGCGGTAAAAGGACAGTTTAAGCAAGAATTTATGGAGGGCTTCCGTTATGTATGGCAGAGCCAAGTATTGCGCGTACTGGGACTTGTGTTCATACTTGCTGGATTGGCTGTCGGTGTCGCACAGGCGCTGAACTTGTTCATTGTTACGGAAAGATTGGGCAAGAGCGAGGAGTTCCTGCAGTATATCCTGATGATCAACGGGATTGCGATGCTGGCCGGAGGCGGTATTGTGGCTGTATTCGCCAAAAAGGTTCCGCCGCAAGTTCTGCTTGCCATCGGTATGCTGGTTGGGGCTGTATGTACCGTAATTGTAGGGTATTCCGAAAGTGTTCCGCTCACATTGGTTACCCAATTCTTTAACGGCCTGGTGTTCCCTTGCATTCATATCGGAATAAGCACCATGATTCTTACATGGTCCCATAACTCGATCGTGGGCAGGGTTAACGGCGTGCTCAACCCGATGTTTATCGGAATGATGGTTGTGTCCATGTCCTTTGCAGGCGTACTGAAAGACGCATTCCCCCTCACTTCCATCTACGCCGGAGCAGGAGTTCTGTTCTTGTTGGGAGCATGCGTGTTGGTTCCGATTATGAAACAAAAAGCGCCAAATACAGCTGTAGAAGAACAAGTGGCATAA